From a single Streptomyces sp. NBC_01276 genomic region:
- a CDS encoding iron-containing redox enzyme family protein has translation MDAPLTPGEETSLDMARGFFAPAFTLPDLTTSLPPGPFEASPAGAAEAARITALPPAGLFRRLLADQESEGVLLAARRVLAAFLAPEPDEPELRDPADADEAAAQVLAARAELAAVLAPLRTHPDPEVRTAVLRQRAPLALTGGCWLDTLSQAATQPAEIVGRLFGQHWLLQGEGTAEAGMLGRRRRALVGHGVFLSGVEAAAFLDETGARPLTALHGAFHLALSRLPASFLPEVVGVHYAAHALGLDDLLLGIEPMLAESDVRPLLAEYLSFTAQSPTGAEDRRRALAAVRLLVRLEREHTAALAELAAWHDGLSLDARVARIVERHAPHAGRQHRAVRLGTRKLTDWLDDGQLDPAAFVREFRTARQIRPARDGGPCRFLKSIKFGGPMFGIFDEREAAVLAAWAQAVADGEPAGADLVPTTAGDEPARAWSGRLATVRPTDVLVREPEDPGDHRRFFHRLVTFERHPNVLPQARARAEAGLADAELLFAHGAGGVLTDASWFPYTPEALMERVERIYWDKLVDPYEPLTEIPSRDEVVFEQSTYALGSLIDGTWAHRIGNLGRRGRRSDDLLFSIYADEMGRGDMAKNHITIIHKVLASMDMDLPHIRQEAFLHQGDLPDHLYGFSIHQVCLSLFPDSLYNEILGYNLGIEMFGLGAMRLHEIQKLRRHGLDVSYEEAHLSIDNFSAGHARQSAEIVVAYLDEVLRGSGEEAVQREWRRIWRGYASFAYFVEHALVKRVRAGASDSGGPASGTPAAGPVDAPADTPADLVI, from the coding sequence ATGGACGCGCCCCTCACCCCCGGCGAGGAGACCTCCCTCGACATGGCGCGCGGCTTCTTCGCGCCCGCCTTCACCCTCCCCGACCTGACCACCTCCCTGCCGCCCGGCCCCTTCGAGGCCTCCCCGGCCGGTGCGGCCGAGGCCGCGCGGATCACCGCCCTGCCCCCCGCGGGCCTGTTCCGCCGGCTCCTCGCCGACCAGGAGAGCGAGGGCGTCCTGCTCGCCGCCCGCCGGGTCCTCGCCGCCTTCCTGGCCCCCGAGCCCGACGAACCGGAGCTGCGGGACCCCGCCGACGCCGACGAGGCCGCGGCCCAGGTGCTGGCGGCCCGCGCCGAACTCGCCGCCGTCCTCGCCCCGCTGCGCACCCACCCCGACCCCGAGGTGCGCACGGCCGTGCTGCGCCAGCGCGCCCCCCTGGCGCTGACCGGCGGCTGCTGGCTGGACACCCTCTCGCAGGCCGCGACCCAGCCCGCCGAGATCGTGGGCCGCCTCTTCGGGCAGCACTGGCTGCTCCAGGGCGAGGGCACCGCCGAGGCCGGCATGCTCGGCCGGCGCCGCCGGGCCCTGGTCGGCCACGGCGTGTTCCTGTCCGGGGTGGAGGCCGCCGCCTTCCTCGACGAGACCGGCGCCCGCCCGCTCACCGCCCTGCACGGCGCCTTCCACCTGGCCCTGTCCCGGCTGCCGGCCTCCTTCCTCCCCGAGGTCGTCGGCGTCCACTACGCCGCCCACGCGCTCGGCCTGGACGACCTGCTGCTCGGCATCGAGCCGATGCTCGCCGAGAGCGACGTGCGCCCGCTGCTCGCCGAGTACCTCTCCTTCACCGCGCAGTCGCCCACCGGAGCCGAGGACCGCCGCCGCGCGCTGGCCGCCGTACGCCTCCTCGTACGCCTGGAACGCGAGCACACCGCGGCCCTCGCCGAGCTCGCCGCCTGGCACGACGGGCTGTCGCTGGACGCCCGGGTCGCGCGGATCGTCGAGCGGCACGCGCCGCACGCGGGCCGCCAGCACCGCGCGGTGCGGCTGGGCACCCGCAAGCTCACCGACTGGCTCGACGACGGGCAGCTCGACCCGGCCGCCTTCGTACGGGAGTTCCGCACCGCCCGCCAGATCCGGCCCGCCCGCGACGGCGGCCCCTGCCGCTTCCTGAAGTCCATCAAGTTCGGCGGCCCCATGTTCGGCATCTTTGACGAGCGGGAGGCGGCCGTCCTGGCAGCCTGGGCGCAGGCCGTCGCCGACGGCGAGCCCGCGGGCGCGGACCTCGTGCCCACCACCGCGGGCGACGAGCCGGCCCGGGCCTGGAGCGGCCGGCTCGCCACGGTGCGGCCCACCGACGTGCTGGTCCGCGAACCCGAGGACCCCGGCGACCACCGCCGCTTCTTCCACCGCCTCGTCACCTTCGAGCGCCACCCGAACGTGCTGCCGCAGGCCCGCGCCCGCGCCGAGGCCGGGCTGGCCGACGCCGAACTGCTCTTCGCGCACGGGGCAGGCGGCGTGCTGACCGACGCGAGCTGGTTCCCGTACACGCCCGAGGCGCTGATGGAGCGGGTCGAGCGGATCTACTGGGACAAGCTGGTGGACCCGTACGAGCCGCTCACCGAGATCCCCTCCCGCGACGAAGTGGTCTTCGAGCAGTCGACGTACGCCCTCGGCAGCCTCATCGACGGCACCTGGGCGCACCGCATCGGCAACCTGGGCCGCCGCGGCCGGCGCAGCGACGACCTGCTCTTCTCCATCTACGCGGACGAGATGGGCCGCGGCGACATGGCCAAGAACCACATCACGATCATCCACAAGGTGCTGGCCAGCATGGACATGGACCTGCCGCACATCCGGCAGGAGGCGTTCCTGCACCAGGGCGACCTGCCGGACCACCTGTACGGCTTCTCCATCCACCAGGTGTGCCTGTCGCTTTTCCCCGACAGCCTCTACAACGAGATCCTCGGCTACAACCTGGGCATCGAGATGTTCGGCCTCGGCGCGATGCGGCTGCACGAGATCCAGAAGCTGCGCCGCCACGGCCTCGACGTCTCCTACGAAGAGGCCCACCTGTCCATCGACAACTTCTCGGCGGGCCACGCCCGCCAGTCGGCCGAGATCGTCGTGGCCTACCTCGACGAGGTGCTGCGCGGTTCCGGCGAGGAGGCGGTGCAGCGCGAGTGGCGCCGCATCTGGCGCGGTTACGCCTCCTTCGCCTACTTCGTCGAGCACGCCCTGGTGAAGCGGGTCCGCGCCGGGGCGTCCGATTCGGGCGGGCCCGCCTCCGGAACCCCCGCCGCCGGTCCCGTCGACGCCCCTGCCGACACCCCCGCCGACCTGGTCATCTGA
- a CDS encoding 3-oxoacyl-ACP synthase — MSLPYASPAASALSAAPAVHLSAPRYVLGELRAAHTTVDGLAERARTFGMPPRAELWGWGTVHRTAKALETLAAETARATLDGAGAAPADVDCLILCSTRFPGGPRTHGAFVENVMAATGLGAAAFTGLTLGRCANLLAGIRTGQAYVASGMHRRVMVVTADRVTDESVRMENFALFSDGAASCLISADPLGPDAYEIVAGASAQDPAGLDWSNEISSDLAREVNRQILEEAGMKIGDIQGVLHPNLYKPLVVLKERQAGFTREQLFLDNIPRVGHCFAADPLINLVDREAAGELRPRGHYLLASSVPGVRIGVLLRKLPATAAASATDSARQGDH, encoded by the coding sequence GTGAGCCTTCCGTACGCGTCACCCGCCGCCTCCGCGTTATCCGCGGCCCCCGCCGTCCACCTGTCCGCGCCCCGCTACGTCCTCGGTGAACTCCGCGCCGCCCACACCACGGTCGACGGTCTGGCGGAGCGGGCCCGTACGTTCGGCATGCCTCCCCGTGCCGAACTGTGGGGCTGGGGCACCGTCCACCGCACCGCCAAGGCCCTGGAGACCCTCGCCGCCGAGACCGCCCGCGCCACCCTCGACGGCGCGGGCGCCGCCCCGGCGGACGTGGACTGCCTCATCCTGTGCTCCACCCGCTTCCCCGGCGGCCCCCGCACCCACGGCGCGTTCGTGGAGAACGTCATGGCCGCCACCGGCCTCGGCGCGGCCGCCTTCACCGGCCTCACCCTCGGCCGCTGCGCCAACCTCCTCGCCGGCATCCGCACCGGACAGGCCTACGTCGCCTCCGGCATGCACCGCAGGGTCATGGTCGTCACCGCCGACCGGGTCACCGACGAGTCCGTCCGCATGGAGAACTTCGCGCTCTTCAGCGACGGCGCCGCCTCGTGCCTGATCAGCGCCGACCCCCTCGGCCCGGACGCCTACGAGATCGTCGCGGGCGCCAGCGCCCAGGACCCGGCCGGCCTCGACTGGTCCAACGAGATCAGCTCCGACCTCGCCCGCGAGGTCAACCGGCAGATCCTCGAAGAGGCCGGCATGAAGATCGGCGACATCCAGGGGGTGCTCCACCCCAACCTCTACAAGCCGCTGGTCGTCCTCAAGGAACGCCAGGCCGGCTTCACCCGCGAACAGCTCTTCCTGGACAACATCCCGCGCGTGGGCCACTGCTTCGCCGCCGACCCGCTGATCAACCTCGTCGACCGGGAGGCGGCCGGGGAGCTGAGGCCCCGCGGACACTACCTGCTCGCCTCCAGTGTCCCGGGCGTGCGGATCGGCGTCCTGCTGCGCAAGCTCCCCGCGACCGCCGCCGCGAGCGCCACCGACTCCGCCCGGCAGGGGGACCACTGA
- a CDS encoding isocitrate lyase/phosphoenolpyruvate mutase family protein, which produces MTSTTDAARLRRAVTFRDLHTGPRPFVVPNPWDAGTARILASLGFAALATTGAGLAHSLGRPDGANRLTRAEILDNAAAIVDATGLPVTADLESGFGERPEDVAETIRLAAAAGLVGGSVEDSTGRDEDPVRPLDEAVERVAAAVEAAKGLDFPFTVTARAENFFQGLPDLDDTIRRLKAYEAAGADVLYAPGLPDAESVRAVCSAVDRPVNVLMTGALKLSVADLGDLGVRRVSTGSALSRAALGALVRAAREITGSGTFDFGLDALPYAEANALLAPAAPAPSAPSADRESDPAP; this is translated from the coding sequence ATGACCAGCACCACCGACGCCGCCCGACTGCGGCGCGCCGTCACCTTCCGGGACCTGCACACCGGTCCCCGCCCCTTCGTCGTCCCCAACCCCTGGGACGCCGGCACCGCACGCATCCTGGCGTCCCTCGGCTTCGCCGCCCTCGCCACCACCGGCGCGGGGCTCGCCCACAGCCTCGGCCGTCCCGACGGCGCCAACCGGCTCACCCGCGCCGAGATCCTGGACAACGCCGCCGCGATCGTGGACGCCACCGGCCTGCCCGTCACCGCCGACCTGGAGAGCGGCTTCGGGGAACGCCCCGAGGACGTCGCCGAGACCATCCGGCTGGCCGCCGCCGCCGGGCTGGTCGGCGGCTCCGTAGAGGACTCCACGGGCCGCGACGAGGACCCCGTGCGCCCGCTCGACGAAGCCGTGGAACGGGTCGCCGCCGCCGTCGAGGCCGCGAAGGGACTCGACTTCCCCTTCACCGTCACCGCCCGCGCCGAGAACTTCTTCCAGGGCCTGCCCGACCTCGACGACACCATTCGCCGCCTGAAGGCGTACGAGGCCGCCGGCGCCGACGTGCTCTACGCCCCGGGCCTGCCGGACGCCGAGTCCGTCCGCGCGGTCTGCTCCGCCGTGGACCGGCCCGTCAACGTCCTGATGACCGGCGCCCTCAAGCTGTCCGTCGCCGACCTCGGAGACCTCGGCGTGCGCCGCGTCAGCACCGGCTCGGCCCTGTCCCGCGCGGCCCTCGGCGCCCTCGTCCGCGCCGCCCGTGAGATCACCGGGTCCGGCACCTTCGACTTCGGCCTGGACGCCCTCCCGTACGCCGAGGCCAACGCCCTCCTGGCCCCCGCGGCCCCCGCCCCGTCCGCCCCGTCCGCCGACCGAGAGAGCGATCCGGCACCGTGA
- a CDS encoding alpha/beta fold hydrolase, whose amino-acid sequence MVPSPWFLTSETTPGPDPAARVYCFPHAGGNPRTFLDWQPAMGPDARILAVCPPGRGHRFREPAPASLAELADGAATAIALAADADRPFLLFGHSFGAALAFEVARRLDGIRGFAGLVASGCSAPSLLPTPRVVEAAALEGRAFTEAVRFFGGLPPEVIEDEAVQELLLPHLKADFRMVAGYRYAPDTPLTVPLVLLNGADDPHVSPAALGPWARECATEPELHWTPGGHFYFEDRPHAVTAVLRPLARAAAAPTRSGDEYVELI is encoded by the coding sequence GTGGTTCCCTCGCCCTGGTTCCTGACGTCCGAGACCACGCCCGGCCCTGACCCCGCCGCCCGCGTCTACTGCTTCCCGCACGCAGGCGGGAACCCCCGGACCTTCCTCGACTGGCAGCCCGCCATGGGGCCCGACGCGCGGATCCTCGCCGTCTGCCCGCCCGGCCGCGGCCACCGCTTCCGCGAACCGGCCCCCGCCTCCCTCGCCGAGCTCGCCGACGGCGCCGCCACCGCCATCGCCCTCGCCGCCGACGCCGACCGGCCCTTCCTCCTCTTCGGCCACAGCTTCGGCGCCGCCCTCGCCTTCGAGGTCGCCCGCCGCCTCGACGGCATCCGCGGTTTCGCCGGCCTCGTCGCCTCCGGCTGCTCCGCCCCCTCGCTGCTGCCGACCCCCCGCGTGGTCGAGGCCGCCGCACTGGAGGGCCGCGCCTTCACCGAGGCCGTACGGTTCTTCGGCGGACTGCCCCCCGAGGTGATCGAGGACGAAGCCGTCCAGGAACTGCTCCTGCCGCACCTGAAGGCCGACTTCCGGATGGTCGCCGGCTACCGCTACGCGCCGGACACCCCCCTCACGGTCCCGCTCGTCCTCCTCAACGGTGCCGACGACCCCCACGTCAGCCCCGCCGCGCTCGGCCCCTGGGCCCGCGAGTGCGCCACCGAACCGGAGCTCCACTGGACGCCCGGCGGCCACTTCTACTTCGAGGACCGGCCGCACGCCGTCACCGCCGTCCTGCGCCCCCTGGCCCGCGCGGCCGCGGCGCCGACCCGCAGCGGAGATGAGTACGTTGAGCTGATCTGA
- a CDS encoding helix-turn-helix transcriptional regulator has product MDVVKYVKTAQSGAPEALCAAAAGEPQAFLRELATHLGLLAQEAAQQAARPTPAPAVESRPDEEVVGPGVRYLHGLGSISTAINEALGAVRRDILTAQPDGARPSAVLKDALESVRRHISAGIAMRTLYQHTTRFDEATKEYVRAVTEYGAQVRTLEEFFDRLIIVDDVAFISANEDRTTAISITEPTIVRFLRDTFDKAWDRAKPFPFVPLHAAKAADEVVPAIRESISRLLVEGYSDKAIARRIGISERSLQAHIAAIKQELGALNRLQLGYLLGRNEATYVL; this is encoded by the coding sequence GTGGACGTAGTTAAATACGTCAAAACCGCACAAAGCGGTGCACCTGAAGCGCTGTGCGCGGCTGCGGCGGGGGAACCGCAGGCGTTCTTGCGGGAACTCGCAACGCACCTGGGCCTGCTGGCGCAGGAAGCCGCACAGCAGGCGGCCCGGCCCACCCCGGCGCCCGCGGTGGAGTCCCGTCCGGACGAGGAGGTCGTGGGACCCGGAGTGCGGTACCTGCACGGCCTGGGCAGCATCTCGACGGCGATCAACGAGGCGCTGGGCGCGGTCCGCCGGGACATCCTCACGGCGCAGCCCGACGGGGCGCGGCCGAGCGCGGTGCTGAAGGACGCGCTGGAATCCGTGCGCCGGCACATCTCGGCGGGGATCGCTATGCGGACCCTGTATCAGCACACCACGAGATTCGACGAGGCGACCAAGGAATATGTCCGCGCCGTAACGGAATACGGCGCCCAGGTTCGCACCCTGGAAGAATTCTTTGACCGTTTGATCATTGTCGACGATGTCGCCTTCATTTCGGCGAACGAGGACCGTACCACGGCGATCTCCATTACCGAACCGACTATCGTACGATTTCTTCGCGACACGTTCGACAAGGCCTGGGACAGGGCGAAGCCCTTTCCCTTCGTCCCGCTGCACGCGGCGAAGGCGGCCGACGAGGTCGTCCCGGCGATCCGGGAGTCCATCAGTCGACTACTGGTGGAGGGTTACTCGGACAAGGCCATCGCACGCCGCATAGGCATCAGCGAACGTTCCCTCCAGGCCCACATCGCGGCCATCAAGCAGGAACTCGGGGCCCTGAACCGATTACAGCTCGGCTACCTCCTGGGCCGCAACGAGGCCACCTACGTCCTGTGA
- a CDS encoding DMT family transporter produces MDQTAGESRTDQRALSAAAVTVVMWASAFVSIRASAEYFGPGALALGRLLTASVALGVVLLVKRVPPPSRQAWPGILASGVLWFGLYMVTLNWGEQGVDAGTAAMVVNIGPIVIALLSGWLLKEGFPPMLLAGMGVSFVGAAVVGMSTSKGGSSSLTGVLLCLVAALAYGAGVVSQKPALRHANPLQVTTYGCFVGTVCTLPFAGQLIDQVPDAPLTATLNMVYLGLFPTALAFTTWTYALSRTTAGKMGATTYAVPAVVVVIAWFVLDEVPGWLTLLGGAICLGGVAVSRRRPRPAPRPAGVPE; encoded by the coding sequence ATGGATCAAACGGCTGGCGAGTCCAGAACCGATCAACGTGCCCTGTCGGCGGCTGCCGTGACCGTCGTGATGTGGGCCTCCGCATTCGTCTCCATCCGCGCGTCCGCCGAGTACTTCGGGCCCGGGGCGCTCGCGCTGGGGCGGCTGCTGACGGCTTCCGTCGCGCTGGGGGTGGTCCTGCTCGTCAAACGGGTGCCGCCGCCGTCGCGGCAGGCGTGGCCCGGGATCCTGGCGTCCGGAGTGCTCTGGTTCGGGCTGTACATGGTGACGCTGAACTGGGGTGAGCAGGGGGTCGACGCCGGTACGGCCGCCATGGTGGTCAACATCGGCCCCATCGTCATCGCCCTCCTCAGCGGCTGGCTGCTCAAGGAGGGTTTCCCGCCGATGCTGCTGGCGGGGATGGGCGTGTCCTTCGTGGGGGCGGCCGTCGTGGGGATGTCCACCTCCAAGGGCGGGAGTTCCTCCCTCACCGGCGTGCTGCTCTGCCTGGTCGCCGCGCTCGCCTACGGCGCCGGGGTGGTGTCGCAGAAGCCCGCCCTGCGGCACGCGAACCCGCTCCAGGTGACCACGTACGGCTGCTTCGTCGGCACGGTCTGCACCCTGCCGTTCGCCGGGCAGCTCATCGACCAGGTCCCGGACGCCCCGCTCACCGCCACCCTCAACATGGTCTACCTGGGCCTCTTCCCGACGGCCCTGGCCTTCACCACCTGGACCTACGCCCTGTCGCGCACCACCGCCGGGAAGATGGGCGCGACGACCTACGCCGTGCCCGCCGTCGTCGTGGTCATCGCCTGGTTCGTCCTCGACGAGGTCCCGGGCTGGCTGACCCTGCTGGGCGGCGCCATCTGCCTCGGCGGCGTGGCCGTCTCCCGCAGACGCCCCCGGCCGGCCCCGCGCCCGGCGGGCGTGCCCGAGTGA
- a CDS encoding alpha/beta hydrolase — protein sequence MSSTRQMSSLPVPGATLYYRLEGSGPLLLISQSGEGDADRTVDLVPHLTDAFTVLTYDRRGLSRSRLAEPGRTTSLAEHAEDVHRLLAAVTDEPALMLGCSLGAVIGLHLAVRHPGQVSTLVAHEPVAPRLLPAADRVRHEAELVGLRELYRDAGLAATLSEVARSLGIDPVRQETEADLTPQPMDERRRANFGYFLEHDVLAAARDTLDPAALAGSTTRILAAVGATTPATVFDHGCATALAELLGTGIHTFPGGHNGNTTHPHAYATRLRTLLTTP from the coding sequence ATGTCCAGCACCCGTCAGATGTCCTCGCTCCCCGTTCCCGGCGCGACCCTGTACTACCGCCTCGAAGGCTCCGGGCCGTTGCTGCTCATCTCGCAGAGCGGCGAGGGCGACGCGGACCGCACCGTGGACCTGGTCCCGCACCTCACCGACGCCTTCACGGTCCTGACCTACGACCGCCGGGGGCTCTCCCGCAGCCGGCTCGCGGAGCCGGGGCGGACCACCTCCCTCGCCGAGCACGCCGAGGACGTCCACCGGCTGCTGGCCGCCGTCACCGACGAGCCGGCCCTGATGCTCGGATGCAGCCTGGGCGCGGTCATCGGCCTGCACCTGGCCGTCCGTCACCCCGGGCAGGTGTCCACCCTCGTCGCCCACGAGCCGGTCGCCCCGCGTCTGTTGCCGGCGGCCGACCGCGTCCGGCACGAAGCGGAGCTGGTCGGGCTCCGCGAGCTCTACCGCGACGCCGGGCTCGCCGCGACCCTGTCCGAGGTCGCCCGGTCGCTCGGCATAGACCCCGTCCGCCAGGAGACCGAGGCGGACCTCACCCCGCAGCCCATGGACGAGCGCCGCCGCGCCAATTTCGGATATTTCCTGGAGCACGACGTCCTCGCCGCCGCCCGGGACACCCTCGACCCCGCCGCCCTGGCCGGCTCGACGACCCGCATCCTCGCCGCCGTCGGCGCGACCACCCCGGCCACCGTCTTCGACCACGGCTGCGCGACCGCCCTGGCGGAGCTCCTGGGCACCGGGATACACACCTTCCCGGGCGGCCACAACGGCAACACCACCCACCCCCACGCCTATGCCACCCGCCTCCGCACCCTCCTCACCACCCCCTGA
- a CDS encoding MarR family transcriptional regulator encodes MDGIELFLLGRALMKLGEEALPEPPGGSGRYAGGTRSVVIVAGDIAAHPDTTVGETAQRTGLPQSQVSGAVARLREAGSVETAPDPADRRRTLVRPSPVVSARVAAVRAGGGSKVEEALARALGEEGAERLPEVTRALEVLARHLAVRPGH; translated from the coding sequence GTGGACGGAATCGAACTCTTCCTGCTGGGCCGCGCCTTGATGAAGCTCGGCGAGGAGGCCCTGCCCGAACCGCCCGGCGGCTCCGGCCGGTACGCCGGCGGCACCCGCTCCGTCGTCATCGTCGCCGGGGACATCGCCGCCCACCCGGACACCACCGTCGGCGAGACCGCGCAGCGCACCGGCCTGCCGCAGAGTCAGGTCTCGGGCGCCGTCGCCCGCCTGCGCGAGGCCGGCTCCGTCGAGACGGCGCCCGACCCCGCCGACCGCCGCCGGACGCTGGTGCGGCCCTCCCCCGTGGTCTCCGCCCGCGTCGCGGCCGTACGCGCCGGGGGCGGCTCCAAGGTCGAGGAGGCCCTCGCCCGGGCCCTGGGCGAGGAGGGCGCCGAGCGCCTCCCCGAGGTGACGCGGGCTCTGGAGGTCCTCGCCCGCCACCTCGCCGTCCGCCCCGGGCACTGA
- a CDS encoding FAD-dependent oxidoreductase, translated as MTQRTEVVVIGGGYAGVMAANRLTQRDDVTVTLINPRPDFVERIRLHQLVAGTHEAVLDYRKVLAGDVRLVVDSATRIDAAARTVTLATGAPVAYDYLVYAVGSGSADPRVPGAAEFAHPLAGLEEARRLRPLLDATDAAAPVTVVGGGTTGIETAAELAERGRAVTLVCGGLLGPSLHPRARRAVARQLARLGVTVLAGPDTRVTAVSRDAVRLGGGRELPSAVTIWTAGFGVPDLAARSGLTTDALGRLLTDETLTSVDDVRIVAAGDSAAPSDLPFRMSCQAAVQLGPQAAETVLGRIAGTRPEPVDVGFAAQCLSLGRRAGVLQLAHKDDTVKKYHLAGRPGALVKELICKGIPWQLGYEARRPGARTWWAKDEKRRQPLRAERDATPATP; from the coding sequence ATGACGCAGCGCACCGAGGTGGTCGTGATCGGCGGCGGTTACGCCGGAGTGATGGCCGCCAACCGCCTGACGCAGCGCGACGACGTGACCGTGACGCTGATCAACCCGCGCCCGGACTTCGTCGAGCGGATCCGCCTGCACCAGCTGGTGGCCGGGACGCACGAGGCGGTGCTCGACTACCGCAAGGTCCTCGCCGGGGACGTCCGGCTGGTGGTCGACAGCGCGACCCGGATCGACGCGGCCGCACGCACCGTGACACTGGCGACCGGAGCTCCCGTCGCCTACGACTACCTCGTCTACGCGGTGGGCAGCGGCAGCGCCGACCCCCGCGTGCCCGGCGCGGCCGAATTCGCCCACCCGCTGGCCGGCCTGGAGGAGGCGAGGCGGCTGCGCCCGCTCCTCGACGCCACGGATGCGGCGGCCCCGGTGACGGTGGTCGGAGGCGGCACGACCGGCATCGAGACCGCCGCCGAACTGGCGGAGCGGGGCCGCGCCGTGACCCTGGTCTGCGGCGGCCTGCTCGGGCCGTCCCTGCACCCCCGGGCCCGGCGCGCGGTGGCCCGGCAGCTGGCGAGGCTCGGAGTGACCGTGCTCGCGGGCCCCGACACGAGGGTGACGGCCGTCTCGCGCGATGCCGTGCGGCTGGGCGGAGGCCGTGAACTGCCCAGCGCGGTGACCATCTGGACGGCGGGATTCGGCGTGCCCGACCTGGCCGCCCGCAGCGGGCTGACCACCGACGCCCTGGGCCGCCTGCTCACGGACGAGACGCTGACCAGCGTGGACGACGTACGCATCGTCGCGGCCGGTGATTCGGCCGCCCCGTCGGACCTGCCGTTCAGGATGAGCTGCCAGGCCGCCGTCCAGCTGGGCCCGCAGGCCGCCGAGACCGTGCTCGGCCGGATCGCCGGGACCCGGCCCGAGCCCGTCGACGTGGGGTTCGCCGCCCAGTGCCTCAGCCTGGGCCGCCGCGCCGGCGTCCTGCAACTGGCCCACAAGGACGACACCGTCAAGAAGTACCACCTGGCCGGCCGGCCGGGCGCGCTGGTCAAGGAGCTCATCTGCAAGGGCATCCCCTGGCAGCTGGGGTACGAGGCCCGCAGGCCCGGCGCGCGCACCTGGTGGGCCAAGGACGAGAAGCGCCGGCAGCCGCTGCGCGCCGAGCGCGACGCGACACCGGCCACCCCCTGA
- a CDS encoding RNA polymerase sigma-70 factor — MSDHAAGPATDTFVSLRNLLFTVAYEMLGSAADAEDVLQETWLRWVEVDPAQVLDHRAYLVRITTRQALNRLRTMQRRKEAYVGQWLPEPLLTTPDVAEDVELAESVSMAMMLVLETLSPTERAVFVLREVFDVDYEEIAAAVEKTPAAVRQIAHRARRHVDARRPRQTVSAGRARAAVEAFRLALETRNLQDLLDVLAPEVVLVSDGGGVKQAALRPVVGAGKVARFYLGGSAKSGYAVTCELTAVNGSPALVVRLDGEIDGIMAVRVEDARISGLYYVRNPAKLARVASETPLTLR, encoded by the coding sequence CTGAGCGACCATGCCGCCGGACCGGCGACCGACACCTTCGTCTCCCTGCGCAACCTGCTCTTCACCGTCGCCTACGAGATGCTCGGATCGGCCGCCGACGCCGAGGACGTCCTCCAGGAGACCTGGCTGCGCTGGGTCGAGGTCGACCCGGCGCAGGTCCTCGACCACCGCGCCTACCTGGTCCGGATCACCACCCGCCAGGCGCTGAACCGGCTGCGCACGATGCAGCGCCGCAAGGAGGCCTACGTCGGCCAGTGGCTGCCCGAGCCGCTGCTCACCACGCCGGACGTGGCCGAGGACGTCGAGCTCGCCGAGAGCGTGTCGATGGCGATGATGCTGGTCCTGGAGACGCTCTCGCCGACCGAACGCGCCGTCTTCGTACTGCGCGAGGTCTTCGACGTCGACTACGAGGAGATCGCGGCCGCCGTCGAGAAGACCCCGGCCGCCGTCCGCCAGATAGCGCACCGCGCGCGCCGGCACGTCGACGCCCGCCGCCCCCGTCAGACGGTTTCCGCGGGCAGGGCGCGGGCGGCCGTGGAGGCGTTCCGGCTCGCCCTCGAAACGAGGAACCTGCAGGACCTCCTCGACGTGCTCGCCCCCGAGGTCGTCCTGGTGAGCGACGGCGGCGGCGTCAAGCAGGCCGCGCTGCGGCCGGTCGTCGGCGCCGGGAAGGTGGCCCGCTTCTACCTCGGCGGCTCCGCCAAGTCCGGGTACGCGGTCACCTGCGAGCTCACCGCGGTCAACGGCAGCCCGGCCCTCGTCGTACGCCTCGACGGGGAGATCGACGGGATCATGGCGGTCCGCGTCGAGGACGCCCGCATCAGCGGCCTCTACTACGTCCGCAACCCCGCGAAGCTCGCCCGCGTCGCCTCCGAGACGCCGCTGACCCTCCGGTGA